TGCAATCTGCCATTGATATCTATAGCGTGGGAGAGTTCTTGTGGGTTTTGGACAGCGGAATCGTCCAAGCTTTGCGGACGCCGATTCAACGTTGTCCACCGAAGATTGTTGTGTATGATGGGAAATCAGGAAAAAAGCTGAAGACAATAAGCCTCGGACGGTTCGTTACGGAGAAGTCAAGACTACAGTATCTACAGGTCGAATGCCTGAAGGGCGGAAGATGCTACGTGTACGTCAGTGATGCTGGAAACAATGCGATAATCGTTTACGATGTTTATGGAGGTCGTGGCTATCGGGTAGTTTTACCGAAAGCTGTCCACCATGGATGCCGGTTCCGAGATGTGCTGTACATATTCCTGTCCTTCCAGAAAGAAGGCACAAAACTGTACTTCAGCTATCTAGGAGGACGACGACTCTTCGCTATTCGCACCGAGCATTTGCGAAAGGGCCATGGAGGAAATATTATTGGTAAgttcaattttcaatatttcgagaTCTATGcccattattgaaaaataatttattaaagatGTCGGTGAGAAGCCCAACGTTCCTATCTTCATCGGAACTGATGCTGGCACTGGTGTGTTTTTCCGTGAAGAAGGGGACAGTGATATCTACTACTGGAACACCAACCAATGCTACAAGAAATCCAATTTCAAATTAGTCTACAAGAGTACCGGAGGCCTGTATGCTACCCATGTATTCCccgattttaaaatcaatagaCTGCTGGTTTTGGAAAACGACTTCCCAAGTTACGTGAAAGATTACGCGGGCTGCGGGACCTTGCATCAAATTTCTATTCTGGATGGCACATATACATGTGAGTAACGGTTGATGCCATAATTGTTGAAAACGAGCTGTACAGgcaagtgatattttttaagttattttaaatttgttaaagttatttaatttaaatacaatGAGACCACACAACATATTACaatagtttatttgaaaaaagtccgaAACGTTCACGTAAAGCTGGTTACCCCTGGTCCAGAAAAGACCGAATCTGAATACTCAATTGCCTCAATTACCTGAAGACTAAATGTGCGTTCCGGGTCAAGTTTTTGGATTTCAACTCGTATATAAatatagaatttgaattttgaatcaaatatttgGAATTCTAAAATTGAACTTAAATTCTGACTTTTGAATCAAATCTCAATTCATAAGGGCTATACCGGTGAGAAACATTCTAAAGGAAGGAATAGAAGAATTGAGAATTATAGAcggattgaaaattaaagaaactcAATAAGAGgctaaaaacaaaattacgtcaagatgagatattttgttttattttaatttattcctaTCGAAACGAGATATAATTTCGTTCTCGtagaatgttaaaatatttcaaattatttcaaaaattccatGCAATcctatccttttttttaatgaatttaccACTTAGGGTATTCTTCTCTACTAAATTATATCACCCTCTGATACCATTTTATCaggattatatctcattcagataggaTATTGACCaccgaaaaagacaaaaatctaaatctttATATGTACAAGAATTCATGAAATGTTTGCCTTCTACTCAAGTGCTTGTAGGCATTTTGCATTGCTTCCTGTCTTGTACTCAAACTTTTGTATATTGTTTCAAACTCGCACAATTCTTGAAAAGTTTGGCTACAGCCAGTAGATTCGAATATCGACCTAAAGATTTAGAAGCGCGCACGCTACCACAAAATGCTTTCGAAGCAGGCAaattacctacctacctacctaaggtcccgcgccgattgaccgacgcatagggctgagataaaagatctccactgctggcgatccggagccagcgccttcacttgctgccatccaatgttctcgtcaactgtgcggactacgccgccacgagcttctgggcctgcctcttcttcgatgcccatctggattccagtcaagcgcctctctgcaaatcccggtttcatctcttcgcagcgtgtgcccaatccatctccacttacgtttccGAATTTCGATCTCCAGCGCCTTCTGacgacaccggcgatgaagttccacgtttgagatccaattgccagacCACCAAGCGCGGgcgatgttccgcaggcagcgaatcacgccagatgtttcggagactcacaaacgcaaatcggacttttctgatccgggtttcgatgtccttcttggtaccaccatcaggcgtaatctggctaccaagatactggaagcactccacttctCAACCTGTTGTACAGCTACcgcgaaattggaacgattttctgtgttgattccCATCGACTTGGCTTTTCCGATAtcgattttgagacctgctgccttggagctttcggtgaggtcgtcgagtttgctctgcaggTCTTGTGATTGGCGAGCAAAataatatcgtctgccaggttaaggtcgttcagttgctccattgttgaaggattccacggctatcctcggtttggtctacagtcaatcgatccattCAAGATCTCATCTCATTActatgagaaaaagcagcgatgacaaaatacatccctgtctcactccagcagttaccgggattggttcggacaagacaccgtcgtgcaagaccttgcacgaaaatgcctcgtactgtgcttcggtgagatggactagtttctctgggacccctcgtcgtctaagagcagcccagatgttttcgtggttcagtcggtcaaatgctttttcgaaatcaacgaacaccagcagaagagagtcctgaaattcattgatttgttacagtattattcgtagcgttgtgatgtggtccacacatgatcgtccggatcggaatccagcttgttgccgtcggagtgtagcgtcggttttctcctggatcttgtttcggatcactttgcagagcactttgagggttgtacagatcaaagttatgccacgccagctaccgcactctgttaggtctcctttcttcgggacctttacgaggataccctgcatcaagtcggccgggaatgttgcagtatcccaaatgtcagcgaaaagacggtgcaacatttgtgctgacaaggcaaggtcggctttgagcatttcagcaggaatgcaatcgattccaggcgctttgttggatttcatgtccttgattgccgcttctatttcagccagcgagggcgcttcggagttgacgccattaatgcgacttactgtgggcgcctcgagctgcgggttctgttggccattgctatttgtaactcggaaaagttgttcaaaatgctcagtccaacgcttgagctgatctgttcgatctgtcagcagctgacctgctcggtctttcagcggcattcttgctctgttgtgttgtgcattagtccttgcaccactaaggcggcgagaaatatcatataataacactagtttacagcatttttgaactcagtaaactgaaggtcatttccaatgtgaaatcggccGCTGAAtccaaaatgaaattcaaaaaaatctcagtagaaccgtttttgagttatgctccaaatatgaaatttcgaaaaaattaaaaaagttcttttacTTAGTGTCGAGGGCTCAGGTTTGCAGTGGGTGATTCCCGGACATTAAATTGAGGCGGACACACTAACTCCAATTTCCGGGTAAGTTTATTGTTTCACTTTTGCTACTTGGTCCAATGATGACACAACTTGCTCACAATTTAAACAGTTTTATTGCACTATTGGACTAtacatttattttaacttttaaagactttaattacttaatttattttattactaaACACTTAACAATTAGTAGAAcagtaatttttgaaacttgcggCCTGGCCGTCTGCTCGTCGTGCTGGAACAATCTAAAGTGATTGATATGATGGCGGTTCAATATGCCCAAGCCTATCTTTGCGATGCTTAAAACGCCATATCTCCCGCCAAGAAACTCGCGGAATCCGGAAAACAATAAAGTTGAAATGTTTCATGCGCCGTCGGTGTTTGCGCCGTCGGTGTTTGCGCCGTCGGTGATTGCGCCGTCGGTGATTGCGCCGTGTCGAAATCACGCTGCCTAGTTTGTTGCTGAAGAGGACTGATTTCTATGCTCAAacacttagattaaaatatctcggacggcataacagtaatttgaaatcctttttttgcatattgaagttgaataagttttctatcgaccatctgaacactgtttttgcgtttgaccaacagtattgctgatattagtgactttatgagaaaaaaaatataaaaaacggtctaacactttcaaaaaatcgattttttttattttcttattgtaaaacatttcaagaatgttgtgtcaaattttcaagcaacACTGTAggaattataggcctttatctccacTTATCTAGTACTGCAAGACTTGAAATGCAGAaacttaaaacgcgtttttctcgaaagcacatttttaaagtccgtggacatcgtcatttgaaaactacttatccgattcttttcaaatttggaacatattttctacatataaaataccagaccccaacgtttttctttttttttactttggggagattttacagataaaaaaaggcagattttttggtgaaaaatcgtagtttttacttcaaacagccacaaaaattttataaattttttttaaaagttaaataaaaacgttggggtccagaaaaacatctattaaaaatattttgctctgattttttgacttcagatgattctgtgctgagatacagtgtccgccgcaaatcctgttttctaaaaggcatcctcgaaagtgctccgtcaccggctcatttttcaatatttttctacaaaaaaattactaaatgttcttttaacaatgctttgtataatgcaaaaaatttgaatacatttgtttgaacgatagctctaaaaaaatcgtgaaaatggtgttttttttacccgttagaccctacccctccccctcccccccttaactgccttttccagccaTTTTCGTTTCACCTTTATATATTATTTCCATATCAAGTTCGctctgaaaacattaaaactgtTAACATACATACTTTACAAACGATAGAAAGTAATTGAAGCACATTATGGAACTAATGTTACAAACTAGGGTATAATATTGAGAACATGCATCATTATTAATTAGTGAGTAGAAAACAGATGTTAACTAttgatttacttaaaatgcgaaatttgaaaaaaaaaa
This sequence is a window from Uranotaenia lowii strain MFRU-FL chromosome 3, ASM2978415v1, whole genome shotgun sequence. Protein-coding genes within it:
- the LOC129751841 gene encoding major royal jelly protein 5-like, encoding MHSAVFVLLAGAVFATSSVLGFTNNSNAIYRWEGGRIEWPCPTTKRLVIAAGKYSPRDLIAIRCQRVENKTLCAFPRYKNSIPITLSQIHATKKGCDVKFEPFPCWTEQEEGNCNALQSAIDIYSVGEFLWVLDSGIVQALRTPIQRCPPKIVVYDGKSGKKLKTISLGRFVTEKSRLQYLQVECLKGGRCYVYVSDAGNNAIIVYDVYGGRGYRVVLPKAVHHGCRFRDVLYIFLSFQKEGTKLYFSYLGGRRLFAIRTEHLRKGHGGNIIDVGEKPNVPIFIGTDAGTGVFFREEGDSDIYYWNTNQCYKKSNFKLVYKSTGGLYATHVFPDFKINRLLVLENDFPSYVKDYAGCGTLHQISILDGTYTCE